In a genomic window of Pseudomonas putida:
- a CDS encoding LysR family transcriptional regulator: MISDPGTPTLDQLRVFLTVVEVGSFAAAARKLHRATSVISYSIANLEMQLGVSLFDRQTTRKPQLTDAGRTVLAEARTIANGIHGLRAKVKGLLQGLEAEVHVVLDVMLPPERVVDALKTFREEFPTVALHLHMEALGAVTELVINRGAIIGVSGPMNEGIDGIERIGVGSVELIPVAAPNHPLASSESNARGAGREFTQLVLSDRSVLTKDKDFAVLSNRTWRLADLGAKHMLLREGIGWGNMPAPMVREDLDSGRLVQLDIPEYKSGEYCFDVIYRTDLPPGPAARWLIDRFVKQGSLSDT, from the coding sequence ATGATTTCAGATCCCGGAACCCCAACCCTCGATCAACTGCGCGTGTTCCTGACCGTGGTTGAAGTCGGCAGTTTTGCTGCTGCCGCGAGAAAACTTCATCGGGCCACTTCGGTCATCAGCTACTCGATTGCCAACCTGGAAATGCAGCTCGGCGTGTCACTGTTCGACCGCCAGACCACGCGCAAACCGCAACTGACCGATGCCGGCCGCACCGTGCTGGCCGAAGCCCGAACCATCGCCAATGGCATTCATGGCCTGCGCGCCAAAGTGAAAGGACTGCTTCAGGGGCTCGAAGCCGAAGTTCACGTGGTGCTCGATGTGATGCTGCCCCCGGAACGTGTGGTGGATGCGCTCAAAACCTTTCGCGAAGAATTTCCCACCGTTGCCCTGCACTTGCATATGGAAGCCCTGGGTGCCGTCACGGAACTGGTGATCAACCGTGGCGCAATCATCGGCGTCAGCGGGCCAATGAACGAAGGGATCGACGGTATCGAAAGAATTGGCGTGGGCAGTGTCGAGTTGATTCCGGTGGCGGCCCCGAATCATCCGCTGGCTTCAAGTGAATCCAATGCGCGCGGTGCCGGTCGAGAGTTCACGCAACTGGTGCTGTCCGATCGCTCGGTCCTGACCAAGGACAAGGATTTTGCCGTGCTCAGTAACCGCACCTGGCGCCTGGCGGACCTGGGCGCCAAGCACATGCTGCTGCGTGAGGGCATCGGCTGGGGGAACATGCCGGCACCGATGGTCCGGGAAGATCTGGACAGCGGCCGACTCGTGCAATTGGACATACCGGAGTACAAAAGCGGCGAATATTGCTTCGACGTCATCTACCGCACGGACCTGCCACCGGGTCCGGCGGCGAGGTGGTTGATCGACAGATTCGTCAAACAAGGCTCGCTGTCGGACACCTGA
- a CDS encoding lytic transglycosylase domain-containing protein gives MSCRAWRLARKSLPGGIVLALLVAPLCASAMYKCQARDGAISYTSRVIARAHCTRVNDAAGAGVGAKAKARPQLVRDDSSGAMRIRVYTFMHRGVRQYVSRRPEGITARVDILEVYYIKGCYLCMMPKDFKVASLRLDTQSYRREIEAASGQYGVDRALVRAVIHAESAFRPYAISDVGAQGLMQLMPATAERFAVDNPFDARQNIRGGVRYLAWLLKRFNGNQMLALAGYNAGEASVDQYNGVPPYAETQSYVTRVQSLTERYRNHR, from the coding sequence ATGAGTTGCAGAGCATGGCGATTGGCTCGCAAGAGCCTTCCTGGCGGTATCGTGCTGGCCTTGCTGGTGGCGCCACTGTGCGCCAGCGCCATGTACAAATGCCAGGCCAGGGACGGAGCCATCAGCTACACCAGCCGAGTTATCGCCCGCGCCCACTGCACTCGCGTGAATGACGCGGCGGGCGCCGGTGTCGGTGCCAAGGCAAAGGCCCGGCCACAGCTCGTGCGGGACGACAGCTCTGGCGCGATGCGCATTCGGGTGTACACCTTCATGCACAGGGGTGTTCGCCAATATGTGAGCCGGCGCCCCGAGGGGATCACCGCAAGGGTCGATATCCTTGAGGTCTATTACATCAAGGGCTGCTACCTGTGCATGATGCCAAAGGATTTCAAGGTCGCCTCATTGCGCCTGGACACGCAGTCCTATCGGCGGGAGATCGAAGCCGCTTCGGGTCAATATGGTGTCGACAGGGCGCTGGTCCGCGCCGTGATCCATGCCGAATCGGCGTTTCGCCCCTACGCCATTTCCGATGTCGGCGCCCAGGGACTGATGCAGTTGATGCCCGCCACCGCCGAACGTTTTGCCGTGGACAATCCGTTCGACGCACGACAGAACATTCGTGGTGGCGTGCGTTACCTGGCCTGGCTGCTCAAGCGCTTCAACGGCAACCAGATGCTGGCGCTGGCAGGTTACAACGCCGGCGAAGCGTCCGTGGACCAGTACAACGGCGTGCCTCCCTACGCGGAAACGCAATCCTACGTCACTCGCGTCCAGTCTTTGACCGAACGCTATCGCAACCATCGCTGA
- a CDS encoding DoxX family protein has translation MTTSANIAHTTTAEQSRSDAAQASASLIGRVLLSAIFILSGFSKLAAPAMMVGYIGSVGLPFPQLALALAIIVEIGGGLALIAGYRARSVAAVLAVFSVATALAFHNALGDQNQFIHFFKNIAMAGGLLQVVAFGAGRFSLDARRG, from the coding sequence ATGACGACTTCTGCAAACATCGCTCACACCACTACTGCCGAACAGAGCCGCTCCGACGCGGCCCAGGCCTCGGCTTCGTTGATTGGCCGCGTACTGCTCAGCGCCATCTTCATTCTCTCCGGTTTCTCGAAACTGGCCGCTCCCGCGATGATGGTCGGGTACATCGGCTCGGTAGGTTTGCCGTTTCCGCAACTGGCGCTGGCACTGGCGATCATCGTCGAGATCGGGGGTGGCCTGGCGCTGATCGCCGGTTACCGTGCCCGCAGCGTGGCCGCTGTATTGGCGGTCTTCAGTGTGGCGACCGCACTGGCGTTCCATAACGCGCTGGGCGATCAAAACCAGTTCATCCACTTCTTCAAGAACATCGCCATGGCCGGTGGCCTGCTGCAGGTCGTGGCTTTCGGCGCCGGTCGCTTCAGCCTTGATGCCCGCCGCGGTTGA
- a CDS encoding NADP-dependent oxidoreductase, with protein sequence MKAIRVYEYGSPEVLRLQDIADPVAGAGEVLIEVAGAGVNPIDWKILSGAMKAFIPLPLPFTPGVEVAGTVVALGPDVREFSLGDQVFGFINIVGGYATKAVAQVSKLAIKPKSLSALQAGAVPAAALTAWQALTEHAGVQRRQKVLIHAAAGGVGSMAVQIAKYLGAEVYATASAHNHAYLKDLGADYTIDYTTQAFDELVSGVDVVLDLVDGDTQARSFKVLKRNGVLVSPVSLPNMTLANDYGVTPANFATRSDGRQLSLIAELFDKGHLTVDVETFPLSEASVAIEKSMGRHLSGRLVLDTSR encoded by the coding sequence ATGAAAGCCATACGTGTGTACGAATACGGCAGTCCTGAAGTTTTACGCCTGCAAGACATTGCAGACCCGGTGGCCGGTGCAGGTGAAGTGCTAATCGAAGTCGCCGGGGCAGGGGTCAACCCGATTGACTGGAAGATCCTGTCCGGCGCCATGAAAGCGTTCATCCCGTTGCCGTTGCCCTTTACCCCCGGGGTTGAAGTGGCGGGTACCGTGGTTGCGCTCGGGCCGGACGTGCGTGAGTTCAGCCTCGGTGATCAAGTGTTCGGTTTCATCAACATCGTCGGTGGTTACGCGACCAAAGCCGTTGCCCAGGTTTCAAAACTGGCGATCAAACCAAAATCGCTCAGTGCCTTGCAGGCTGGCGCTGTTCCCGCCGCGGCACTGACGGCCTGGCAGGCACTGACCGAACACGCGGGCGTGCAACGGCGCCAGAAGGTGTTGATCCACGCCGCGGCCGGTGGCGTCGGCAGCATGGCAGTGCAGATTGCCAAGTATCTGGGGGCCGAAGTCTACGCAACGGCCTCTGCGCACAACCATGCCTACCTGAAGGATCTTGGCGCCGATTACACCATCGACTACACGACCCAGGCGTTCGATGAGTTGGTATCCGGCGTGGATGTCGTGCTGGATCTGGTGGATGGCGACACCCAGGCCCGTTCGTTCAAGGTCCTGAAAAGAAATGGCGTGCTGGTGTCACCGGTGAGCCTGCCGAACATGACGCTGGCCAACGATTACGGCGTGACGCCCGCCAACTTTGCCACCCGCTCCGATGGCCGCCAGCTTTCGCTGATCGCCGAACTGTTCGACAAGGGCCACCTTACCGTCGACGTCGAGACATTCCCCTTGAGTGAGGCAAGCGTGGCGATCGAAAAAAGCATGGGCCGTCATTTATCGGGCAGGCTTGTCCTCGATACCTCTCGGTAG